A genomic region of Elephas maximus indicus isolate mEleMax1 chromosome 10, mEleMax1 primary haplotype, whole genome shotgun sequence contains the following coding sequences:
- the RABGGTA gene encoding geranylgeranyl transferase type-2 subunit alpha gives MHGRLKVKTSEEQAEAKRLEREQKLKLYLSATQAVFQKRQAGELDESVLELTSQILGANPDFATLWNCRREVLQQLETQKSPEELAALVKAELGFLESCLRVNPKSYGTWHHRCWLLSRLPEPNWARELELCARFLEVDERNFHCWDYRRFVAAQAAVPPAEELAFTDSLITRNFSNYSSWHYRSCLLPQLHPQPDSGPQDRLPEDVLLKELELVQNAFFTDPNDQSAWFYHRWLLGRADPQDALRCLHVSRDEACLTVSFSRPLLVSSGMETLLLMVDGSPLAVEWRTPDGRNRPNHVWLCDLPAASLNDQLPQHMFCVIWMAGDAQKECVLLKGRQEGWCRDSATDEQLFRCELSVEKSTVLQSELESCKELQELEPENKWCLLTIILLMRALDPLLYEKETLQYFQTLKAVDPMRAAYLDDLRSKFLLENSVLKMEYAEVRVLHLAHKDLTVLCHLEQLLLVTHLDLSHNRLRALPSALAALRCLEVLQVNDNDIESLDGVTNLPRLRELLLCCNRLRQPTALQSLASCPRLVLLNLQGNPLCQAVGISEQLAELLPLVSSILI, from the exons ATG CACGGGCGACTGAAGGTGAAGACATCGGAAGAGCAGGCTGAGGCCAAAAGGCTAGAGCGGGAGCAGAAGCTGAAGCTATACCTGTCAGCCACCCAAGCTGTCTTCCAGAAG CGCCAGGCTGGCGAGCTGGATGAATCAGTGCTGGAACTGACAAGCCAGATTCTGGGAGCCAACCCCGACTTTGCCACCCTCTGGAACTGCCGGCGAGAGGTGCTCCAGCAGCTGGAGACCCAGAA GTCCCCAGAGGAGCTGGCTGCTCTGGTGAAAGCAGAGCTGGGCTTCCTGGAGAGCTGCCTGCGTGTGAACCCCAAGTCCTACGGCACCTGGCACCATCGCTGCTGGCTGCTGAGCCGCCTTCCGGAGCCCAACTGGGCCCGGGAGCTGGAGCTGTGTGCCCGCTTCCTCGAGGTCGATGAGCGGAACT TTCACTGCTGGGACTACCGTCGGTTTGTGGCTGCACAGGCAGCTGTGCCCCCCGCAGAGGAATTGGCCTTCACTGATAGCCTCATCACCCGAAACTTCTCCAACTACTCCTCCTGGCATTACCGCTCCTGCCTCTTGCCCCAGTTGCACCCCCAGCCGGACTCTGGGCCACAGGATCGCCTGCCCGAGGATGTGCTGCTCAAAG AGCTGGAACTGGTACAGAATGCCTTCTTCACTGACCCCAATGATCAGAGTGCCTGGTTCTATCACCGCTGGCTCCTGGGCCGAG CTGACCCCCAGGATGCTCTGCGCTGCCTGCACGTGAGCCGGGACGAGGCCTGTCTGACTGTCTCCTTCTCTCGGCCCCTCCTA GTGAGCTCTGGGATGGAGACCTTGCTGCTCATGGTTGATGGGTCGCCCCTGGCTGTGGAGTGGAGGACCCCAGATGGCAGGAACCGGCCCAACCACGTCTGG CTCTGTGACCTACCTGCTGCCTCCCTCAACGACCAGTTGCCCCAACATATGTTTTGTGTCATTTGGATGGCAGGCGATGCTCAGAAGGAGTGTGTGCTGTTAAAAG GCCGCCAGGAGGGCTGGTGCCGGGACTCAGCCACGGATGAGCAGCTATTCAG GTGTGAGCTGTCAGTAGAGAAGTCTACAGTGCTACAGTCTGAACTTGAATCCTGCAAGGAGCTACAGGAGCTGGAGCCTGAGAACAAAT GGTGCCTGCTCACCATCATCCTACTGATGCGGGCGCTGGACCCCCTACTGTATGAGAAGGAGACACTGCAGTACTTCCAGACCCTCAAG GCCGTGGACCCAATGCGGGCTGCGTACCTGGACGACCTGCGCAGCAAGTTCCTGCTGGAGAACAGCGTGCTCAAGATGGAGTACGCTGAGGTGCGCGTGCTACACCTGGCTCACAAG GACCTCACAGTCCTCTGCCACCTGGAGCAGCTACTCTTGGTCACTCACCTTGACCTGTCACACAATCGTCTCCGAGCCCTGCCCTCTGCCCTGGCCGCCCTGCGCTGCCTCGAG GTGCTACAAGTCAACGATAACGACatagagtctctggatggtgtcACTAACCTGCCCCGGCTGCGAGAGCTCTTACTGTGTTGCAACC GCCTGCGGCAGCCCACAGCGCTCCAGTCACTTGCCTCTTGTCCCAGACTGGTCCTCCTCAACCTGCAGGGCAACCCCCTGTGCCAAGCAGTGGGCATCTCGGAACAGCTGGCCGAACTGCTGCCTTTAGTGAGCAGCATCCTCATCTAA